In a genomic window of Stakelama saccharophila:
- a CDS encoding PhzF family phenazine biosynthesis protein — translation MKLPYSQVDAFADRPFAGNPAAVMPLGAWLSDELLQRIAAEHNLSETAFLIPDDSGEADYELRWFTPTTEVVLCGHATLASGHHVLSNDPARDRVTFRTRWSGLLEVARAGGEYRMALPVWRPDPKPMEAIIAALGLDSAVETLWNDNDYGLVIVESEEIVRNLRPDFRALADMGDVLIIVSARGSETDIVSRAFACGAGIDEDPVTGSAHAVLTPYWAEKLGRERFTACQASARGGYLTCELAGDRVILGGRCVTVAEGNLLLP, via the coding sequence ATGAAACTGCCCTATTCGCAGGTCGACGCCTTTGCCGACCGGCCCTTTGCCGGCAATCCGGCGGCGGTGATGCCGCTGGGCGCGTGGCTTTCGGATGAACTGCTCCAGCGGATCGCCGCCGAGCACAATCTCAGCGAAACCGCCTTCCTGATCCCCGATGACAGCGGCGAGGCTGATTACGAGCTGCGCTGGTTCACGCCCACCACCGAGGTGGTGCTGTGCGGTCATGCCACGCTGGCGAGCGGGCACCATGTCCTGTCGAACGATCCGGCGCGCGATCGCGTGACCTTTCGCACGCGCTGGTCGGGACTGCTCGAAGTGGCGCGCGCAGGCGGCGAATATCGCATGGCGCTCCCCGTCTGGCGGCCCGATCCGAAGCCGATGGAGGCGATCATCGCCGCGCTCGGCCTGGACAGTGCGGTCGAGACGCTGTGGAACGACAACGACTACGGCCTCGTCATCGTCGAAAGCGAGGAGATCGTCCGCAACCTGCGCCCCGATTTCCGGGCGCTCGCGGATATGGGCGACGTGCTGATCATCGTCAGCGCGCGCGGTTCCGAAACCGACATCGTCAGCCGCGCCTTCGCCTGCGGCGCCGGCATCGACGAGGACCCGGTGACCGGATCGGCGCACGCCGTGCTCACGCCCTATTGGGCCGAAAAGCTCGGCCGCGAGCGCTTCACCGCCTGTCAGGCGAGCGCACGCGGCGGCTATCTGACCTGCGAACTGGCCGGTGACCGCGTTATCCTCGGCGGCCGCTGCGTTACCGTGGCAGAAGGCAATCTGCTGCTACCCTGA
- a CDS encoding cation diffusion facilitator family transporter, translating into MACSLLLIKAFAAWHTGSVAMLGSLADTALDLLASLVTLYGVKLAAEPADHDHRFGHGKAEALAALFQVALITASAIGIAWRAVERLTTPATTQDADFGIIVSVVAILATFALLAYQRRVIRQTGSVAILADNIHYQSDMLLNLSVIAAIALDQYLGLHWADPVFGIAIALWLAWGAFKASSEAIDHLMDKEWPEDERRRFLDVAARHPQLRGIHDFRTRRAGSHDFAQFHMEVDRDMTVAAAHDVMDEVEDNIRRAFPRVEVLIHLDPEGHVDTDDPLVEEDVTPHWFSKRI; encoded by the coding sequence ATGGCGTGCTCGCTCCTGCTGATCAAGGCGTTCGCGGCGTGGCATACCGGCTCGGTGGCGATGCTCGGCTCGCTCGCCGATACCGCGCTCGACCTGCTCGCCTCGCTGGTGACGCTCTACGGCGTGAAACTCGCGGCCGAACCCGCCGATCACGACCACCGCTTCGGCCATGGCAAGGCGGAGGCGCTGGCCGCGCTGTTCCAGGTCGCGCTCATCACCGCGTCCGCCATCGGCATCGCCTGGCGCGCGGTCGAGCGGCTGACCACGCCGGCCACGACGCAGGACGCCGATTTCGGCATCATCGTGTCGGTGGTGGCGATCCTCGCCACCTTCGCGCTGCTCGCCTATCAGCGCCGCGTCATCCGGCAGACCGGATCGGTCGCGATCCTCGCCGACAATATCCACTATCAGTCGGACATGCTCCTCAACCTGTCGGTGATCGCGGCGATCGCGCTCGACCAGTATCTCGGGCTGCACTGGGCCGATCCGGTGTTCGGCATCGCCATCGCACTGTGGCTCGCCTGGGGCGCGTTCAAGGCGTCGAGCGAGGCGATCGATCACCTGATGGACAAGGAATGGCCCGAGGACGAGCGCCGCCGCTTCCTCGATGTCGCCGCGCGCCATCCGCAGCTTCGCGGCATCCACGATTTCCGCACGCGGCGCGCCGGGTCCCACGATTTCGCCCAATTCCACATGGAGGTGGACCGCGACATGACCGTCGCCGCCGCGCACGACGTGATGGACGAGGTCGAGGACAATATCCGCCGCGCCTTTCCGCGCGTCGAGGTCCTGATCCACCTCGATCCCGAGGGGCATGTCGATACCGACGACCCGTTGGTCGAGGAGGACGTCACCCCCCATTGGTTCTCCAAGCGCATATGA
- the pdxH gene encoding pyridoxamine 5'-phosphate oxidase, with amino-acid sequence MTDDPFTLFDAWFAEARQSEPSDPNAVALATADARGRPSVRMVLLKGHGPDGFVFYTNRESRKAGDLADNARAALLFHWKSLRRQVRIEGPVARVSDAESDAYFASRSRDSQLGAWASDQSRPLDARATFEARFADMQARFAGQDVPRPPHWGGYRVAPVRIEFWQDRAHRLHERRVFDRDDADWREGLLYP; translated from the coding sequence ATGACCGACGATCCGTTCACGTTGTTCGACGCATGGTTTGCCGAGGCGAGGCAAAGCGAGCCCAGCGATCCCAACGCCGTGGCGCTCGCGACCGCGGATGCGCGCGGGCGCCCGTCGGTGCGCATGGTGCTGCTGAAGGGGCACGGGCCGGACGGCTTCGTCTTCTACACCAACCGCGAGAGCCGAAAGGCCGGCGACCTTGCCGACAATGCGCGGGCCGCGCTCCTTTTCCACTGGAAGTCGTTGCGGCGCCAGGTCCGCATCGAAGGGCCGGTCGCCCGCGTGTCCGATGCCGAATCGGACGCCTATTTCGCCTCGCGCAGCCGCGATTCGCAGCTCGGCGCCTGGGCATCGGACCAGTCGCGCCCGCTGGATGCGCGCGCAACCTTCGAGGCGCGCTTCGCCGACATGCAGGCGCGGTTCGCCGGGCAGGACGTGCCCCGCCCGCCGCATTGGGGCGGCTACCGCGTCGCCCCCGTGCGCATCGAGTTCTGGCAGGATCGCGCGCACCGCCTACATGAACGGCGTGTCTTCGATCGCGACGACGCCGACTGGCGCGAAGGACTGCTCTACCCGTGA
- a CDS encoding Ku protein has translation MAARAYWQGQIRLALVSIPVEIYTATKSGAKVSFRQIHEPTGKPIHYEKVVTGVGPVDTDEIMKGYEVEKDSYILLDQEEIDAVKLESKKTLELTQFVDAHEIDVLYFEKPYFVVPADDLAEEAFIVLREALRKTKKVGLGQLALRGREYVVSLKPCGRGMVLETLRYAEEVRKAQSYFRDIPDATPDEDLLDLAESLIEKKTAKFDASEYHDRYVDALRELIEKKRKAKGGKVVETEEETTGRDASNVVDLMSALKKSLEKPEGGAKKTTRKSSTSRKSSAKSAKAKKSA, from the coding sequence ATGGCGGCACGCGCATACTGGCAGGGGCAGATTCGCTTGGCGCTGGTTTCGATCCCGGTGGAAATCTACACCGCGACCAAATCGGGCGCCAAGGTCTCGTTCCGCCAGATCCACGAGCCGACCGGCAAGCCGATCCATTACGAAAAGGTCGTCACCGGCGTCGGTCCCGTCGACACCGACGAGATCATGAAGGGATATGAGGTCGAGAAGGACAGTTACATCCTGCTCGACCAGGAGGAGATCGACGCGGTCAAGCTCGAATCGAAAAAGACGCTGGAGCTGACCCAGTTCGTCGATGCGCACGAGATCGACGTGCTGTATTTCGAGAAACCCTATTTCGTGGTGCCGGCGGACGACCTGGCCGAGGAGGCGTTCATCGTGCTGCGCGAGGCGCTGAGGAAGACGAAGAAGGTCGGGCTGGGCCAACTGGCGCTCAGGGGCCGCGAATATGTCGTCAGCCTGAAGCCGTGCGGGCGCGGCATGGTGCTGGAGACGCTGCGTTATGCCGAGGAGGTCCGCAAGGCCCAGAGCTATTTCCGCGACATTCCCGACGCGACACCCGACGAGGACCTGCTCGACCTGGCCGAAAGCCTGATCGAGAAGAAGACGGCGAAGTTCGACGCCAGCGAATATCACGACCGCTATGTCGATGCGCTGCGCGAGCTGATCGAGAAGAAGCGCAAGGCCAAGGGCGGAAAGGTGGTCGAGACCGAGGAGGAGACGACCGGCCGCGACGCATCGAACGTCGTCGACCTGATGTCGGCGCTGAAGAAATCGCTGGAAAAGCCCGAGGGCGGCGCGAAGAAGACGACGCGGAAATCATCAACATCGCGCAAATCGTCCGCGAAAAGCGCGAAGGCGAAGAAAAGTGCGTAG
- the ligD gene encoding DNA ligase D has translation MAKSDPLATYNAKRDFKNTAEPAGTLARGHGNRFIVQKHDATRLHWDFRIEMDGVLKSWAVTRGPSLNPDDKRLAVRTEDHPLSYGDFEGTIPKDEYGGGTVMLWDDGTWAPIKGKSAKDLDKGHLHFVLDGERMKGEWLLIRLRPRGREKRENWLLRKIDDAEAGGSDTLVETALTSVKTGRTMQEIANSSPARGGGARAKRVVEGEKRQAEQGEAKQSRQAKRSRRSPSAASPKRGGMSAPGFQDVQLATLVDEVPSGNQWLHEIKYDGYRALLSIGKGSPRIFTRSGLDWSEKFPDIVEAAASLPGAALIDGEIVAFKDGRPDFSTLQNAISNGGEMTLFAFDLLHEAGEDLRGAPQVQRKERLAALLAGCDERIHYAEHVLGAGEKLFEAMCREGYEGIVSKRVDAPYRAARSRNWLKIKCTKRQEFVIVGWSESSARGRPFSSLLLAVNEGGGLRYAGRVGTGFDADTLESLSAKFNAIARKTPPVDVPRAAAKGAHWVTPKLVAEVAFGEFTAENVVRHASFLGLREDKEAGEVVTEKPQRAETTAAGTGVKISHPDRVIFPDAGITKSELADYYAAVAGILLPWAANRPVSLVRCPQGRSKQCFFQKHDAGSFGDAVHHVDIEEKDGKTEPYLYIDDIRGLLTCVQMGTIEFHGWGSLVADVEKPDRMVFDLDPDEGLDFGDVKKAAEDLKQHLADMGLASFAMLSGGKGVHVVVPLAPQAEWPDVKSFAERFSRALAQAEPDRFTATMSKAKRKGRIFIDWLRNQRGATAVLPYVARARESAPVAAPVSWTELKDIDTPKRFTVKEADTLIERANSRGLAGWGVAEQVLPDI, from the coding sequence ATGGCCAAGTCCGACCCCCTCGCCACCTACAACGCCAAGCGCGACTTCAAGAACACCGCCGAGCCGGCGGGCACGCTCGCCAGGGGGCACGGCAACCGCTTCATCGTGCAGAAGCACGATGCGACGCGGCTGCACTGGGATTTCCGCATCGAGATGGACGGGGTGCTCAAAAGCTGGGCGGTGACCAGGGGGCCGAGCCTCAATCCCGACGACAAGCGGCTGGCGGTGCGGACCGAGGACCATCCGCTGAGCTATGGTGATTTCGAGGGCACGATTCCGAAAGATGAATATGGCGGCGGGACCGTCATGCTGTGGGACGACGGAACCTGGGCGCCGATCAAGGGCAAGTCGGCGAAGGATCTGGATAAGGGGCACCTCCATTTCGTGCTCGACGGCGAGCGGATGAAGGGCGAGTGGCTGCTGATCCGGCTCCGGCCGCGTGGGCGCGAAAAGCGCGAGAACTGGCTGTTGCGCAAGATCGACGATGCCGAGGCCGGCGGGTCCGACACGCTGGTCGAAACCGCGCTCACCAGCGTCAAAACCGGACGGACGATGCAGGAGATCGCCAACTCCTCCCCGGCACGGGGAGGAGGAGCGCGCGCGAAGCGCGTGGTGGAGGGGGAGAAGCGGCAAGCGGAACAGGGCGAGGCAAAGCAATCCCGGCAGGCGAAGCGTTCGCGGCGATCCCCCTCCGCCGCCTCCCCGAAACGGGGAGGAATGTCAGCGCCGGGCTTCCAGGACGTGCAGCTCGCGACGCTGGTCGACGAGGTGCCTTCGGGGAACCAGTGGCTGCACGAGATCAAATATGACGGCTACCGCGCGCTTCTGAGCATCGGCAAGGGCAGCCCGCGCATCTTCACCCGGTCGGGGCTCGACTGGTCGGAGAAGTTTCCCGACATTGTCGAGGCGGCCGCATCGCTGCCCGGCGCGGCGCTGATCGATGGCGAGATCGTCGCGTTCAAGGACGGGCGGCCCGATTTCTCCACCTTGCAGAATGCGATCTCCAACGGCGGCGAGATGACGCTGTTCGCCTTCGACCTGCTGCACGAGGCGGGCGAGGATCTGCGCGGGGCGCCGCAGGTGCAGCGCAAGGAACGGCTCGCCGCGCTGCTCGCCGGCTGCGACGAACGCATCCATTATGCCGAGCATGTGCTGGGCGCGGGCGAGAAGCTGTTCGAGGCGATGTGTCGCGAAGGCTATGAAGGCATCGTCTCGAAGCGCGTCGATGCGCCCTATCGGGCTGCGCGCTCAAGGAACTGGCTCAAGATCAAATGCACGAAGCGACAGGAATTCGTGATCGTCGGCTGGTCGGAAAGCTCGGCCAGGGGGCGGCCCTTTTCCTCGCTGCTGCTGGCGGTGAACGAGGGCGGCGGGCTGCGCTACGCCGGGCGCGTCGGCACGGGGTTCGATGCCGATACGCTGGAGAGTCTGAGCGCGAAGTTCAACGCAATCGCGCGCAAGACGCCGCCGGTGGACGTGCCCAGGGCGGCGGCGAAGGGGGCGCACTGGGTTACGCCGAAGCTGGTGGCAGAGGTCGCGTTCGGCGAATTCACCGCCGAGAATGTCGTGCGCCATGCCAGCTTTCTCGGGCTGCGCGAGGACAAGGAGGCGGGCGAGGTGGTGACCGAGAAACCGCAAAGGGCCGAAACCACGGCCGCCGGAACGGGCGTGAAGATTTCGCATCCCGACCGCGTGATCTTTCCCGATGCCGGCATCACCAAAAGCGAGCTTGCCGACTATTACGCGGCGGTTGCCGGCATCCTGCTGCCCTGGGCGGCGAATCGGCCGGTCAGCCTGGTGCGTTGCCCGCAGGGGCGGTCGAAGCAATGCTTTTTCCAGAAGCACGACGCCGGCAGCTTCGGCGACGCCGTTCACCATGTCGACATCGAGGAAAAGGACGGCAAGACCGAACCCTATCTCTATATCGACGATATCAGGGGGCTGCTGACCTGTGTGCAGATGGGCACGATCGAATTCCACGGCTGGGGCAGCCTCGTCGCCGATGTCGAAAAGCCCGACCGCATGGTGTTCGACCTCGACCCCGACGAGGGGCTCGATTTCGGCGACGTGAAAAAGGCGGCGGAGGACCTGAAACAGCATCTTGCAGACATGGGGCTGGCGAGCTTCGCCATGCTGTCCGGGGGCAAGGGCGTGCATGTCGTCGTGCCGTTGGCGCCGCAGGCCGAATGGCCGGACGTGAAATCCTTTGCCGAACGGTTCAGCCGCGCGCTGGCGCAGGCCGAGCCCGACCGCTTTACCGCGACCATGTCGAAGGCGAAGCGCAAGGGGCGCATCTTCATCGACTGGCTGCGCAACCAGCGGGGCGCGACCGCGGTGCTGCCCTATGTCGCGCGCGCCCGCGAATCCGCGCCGGTCGCCGCGCCGGTGAGCTGGACCGAGTTGAAGGACATCGACACGCCCAAGCGCTTCACCGTCAAGGAGGCCGACACGCTGATCGAGCGGGCCAACAGCCGCGGCCTCGCCGGCTGGGGCGTGGCGGAGCAGGTTCTGCCCGACATCTGA
- a CDS encoding DnaJ C-terminal domain-containing protein, whose translation MADPYATLGVARGASEADIKKAYRKLAKELHPDRNKDNPKAAERFSQVTQAYDLLTDKDKRARFDRGEIDAEGNPTAPFGFGGPGGAHSGGYRQGGSQFDFGGGGGDEGDLGDIFEGLFGMGGGRQQAGGGFRSGFGGFGRRPQPKGANVAYQLRVPFVDAAALKPQRITLADGKTIDLKLPPGVEDGTQMRLAGKGQPGPGGNGDGLVTIEIQPHAFFTRDGDDVRLDLPITLKEAVEGGQVRVPTVDGPVMLTVPAGATSGKTLRLKNRGFHRKPSGRGDQLVTLMVDIPADDAALKQFVQSWSGGGGNPRARMGV comes from the coding sequence ATGGCAGACCCTTACGCAACCCTGGGCGTGGCGCGCGGCGCCAGCGAAGCCGATATCAAGAAGGCCTATCGCAAGCTCGCCAAGGAGCTGCACCCCGACCGCAACAAGGACAATCCCAAGGCCGCCGAGCGGTTTTCGCAGGTCACCCAGGCCTATGACCTGCTGACCGACAAGGACAAGCGCGCCCGCTTCGACCGGGGCGAGATCGATGCCGAGGGCAACCCCACCGCCCCGTTCGGCTTCGGCGGCCCCGGCGGCGCGCACTCCGGCGGATACCGGCAGGGCGGCAGCCAGTTCGATTTCGGCGGCGGCGGCGGCGACGAAGGCGATCTCGGCGATATCTTCGAAGGATTGTTCGGCATGGGCGGCGGCCGACAACAGGCCGGCGGCGGTTTCCGCAGCGGCTTCGGCGGGTTCGGGCGCAGGCCCCAGCCCAAGGGCGCCAACGTCGCCTACCAACTGCGCGTGCCGTTCGTCGATGCCGCCGCCCTGAAACCGCAGCGCATTACGCTCGCCGACGGCAAGACGATCGACCTGAAGCTGCCCCCCGGCGTCGAGGACGGCACGCAGATGCGGCTCGCCGGCAAGGGCCAGCCCGGTCCGGGCGGCAATGGCGACGGGCTGGTGACGATCGAGATCCAGCCGCACGCCTTCTTCACCCGCGACGGCGACGATGTCCGGCTCGACCTGCCGATCACGCTGAAGGAGGCGGTCGAGGGGGGGCAGGTGCGCGTACCCACCGTCGACGGGCCGGTGATGCTGACCGTTCCGGCGGGGGCGACGTCGGGCAAGACGCTGCGCCTGAAGAATCGCGGCTTTCACCGGAAACCATCGGGCCGCGGGGACCAGCTCGTCACTCTGATGGTCGACATTCCGGCCGACGATGCCGCGCTGAAGCAGTTCGTCCAGAGCTGGTCCGGCGGCGGCGGCAATCCGCGCGCGCGCATGGGCGTATAG
- a CDS encoding YihY/virulence factor BrkB family protein, protein MAEQRSPESPEARRRGLGGRVHRRLGDLGLSDRAIEVIKRVAIGVWSDGFVHAGNLAYLSLLTLFPFFIFAAAIARLLGQTGDGLHALNAFLRTVPPNVADVLQQPVADVLAARTGALLWFGAAVGLWTAGSFVETVRLILQQAYGVESRRPFWENRLGSIGLIIASVILVMLAFSFQVVLTGIEQFITRVLPVADSTAQAVSLTRIAPGLALFGALYMLFYTLTPGRYRNSDCPKWPGAAFTAGWWLATTALLPVVLGLLGSYDLTYGSLAGVMITLLFFFVVGLGVVVGAELNAALAEEPDSGLEGPNEAENKEEQAS, encoded by the coding sequence GTGGCGGAGCAGAGATCGCCCGAATCGCCGGAAGCGCGCCGGCGCGGCCTGGGCGGCCGCGTCCACCGCCGGCTGGGCGACCTGGGGCTCAGCGATCGCGCCATCGAGGTGATCAAGCGGGTGGCGATCGGCGTCTGGTCGGACGGGTTCGTCCATGCCGGCAACCTGGCCTATCTCTCGCTGCTGACGCTGTTCCCCTTCTTCATCTTCGCGGCCGCGATCGCACGCCTCTTGGGCCAGACCGGCGACGGCCTGCACGCGCTCAACGCCTTTTTGCGCACCGTGCCGCCCAACGTCGCCGACGTGCTGCAGCAACCGGTCGCCGACGTGCTGGCGGCGCGGACGGGGGCATTGTTATGGTTCGGCGCGGCCGTCGGGCTGTGGACCGCGGGAAGCTTCGTCGAGACCGTCCGCCTGATCCTGCAACAGGCATACGGCGTCGAATCGCGCCGGCCGTTCTGGGAGAACCGCCTCGGCTCGATCGGATTGATCATCGCATCGGTCATCCTCGTCATGCTGGCCTTCAGCTTTCAGGTGGTGCTGACGGGGATCGAACAGTTCATCACCCGCGTCCTGCCCGTTGCCGACAGCACCGCGCAGGCCGTGTCGCTGACGCGGATCGCGCCGGGTCTTGCATTGTTCGGCGCGCTCTACATGCTGTTCTACACGCTGACGCCCGGCCGCTATCGCAACTCGGACTGCCCCAAATGGCCGGGTGCGGCCTTCACCGCGGGCTGGTGGCTGGCCACCACGGCGCTGCTGCCGGTCGTGCTCGGCCTGCTCGGCAGTTACGACCTGACCTATGGCAGCCTGGCGGGCGTGATGATCACATTGCTGTTCTTCTTCGTCGTCGGTCTGGGCGTGGTCGTCGGCGCGGAATTGAACGCGGCGCTGGCGGAAGAACCGGATTCGGGTCTAGAGGGGCCGAACGAGGCTGAGAACAAGGAGGAACAGGCGTCGTGA
- the fabI gene encoding enoyl-ACP reductase FabI, whose product MTGLMQGKRGLIMGLANDKSLAWGIAKQLAEHGAELAFTYQGEALGKRVKPLAGQLGSDKLIECDVSDMDNLDAAFATLAEDWPTIDFVVHAIGFSDKSQLRGRYYDTTLENFLQTMNISVYSFTAVAKRAQAMMPDGGSLLTLTYYGSEKVVPHYNVMGVAKSALDTSVQYLAVDLGRDDIRVNAISAGPIRTLAASGIGDFRYILKWNELNSPLKRNITIDEVGGAGLYLLSDLSSGVTGEIHHVDAGYNVIGMKAEDAPDIALG is encoded by the coding sequence GTGACCGGATTGATGCAGGGCAAGCGCGGGCTGATCATGGGGCTCGCCAACGACAAGTCGCTGGCCTGGGGGATCGCCAAGCAGCTCGCCGAACACGGCGCGGAACTCGCCTTCACCTATCAGGGCGAGGCGCTGGGCAAGCGCGTCAAGCCGCTGGCCGGGCAACTGGGATCGGACAAGCTGATCGAATGCGACGTGTCCGACATGGACAATCTCGACGCGGCGTTCGCGACGCTCGCCGAGGACTGGCCGACGATCGATTTCGTCGTCCATGCCATCGGCTTTTCCGACAAGAGCCAGCTTCGCGGCCGCTATTACGACACCACGCTGGAAAACTTCCTCCAGACCATGAACATCTCGGTCTATTCGTTCACCGCCGTCGCCAAGCGCGCCCAGGCGATGATGCCCGATGGCGGCAGCCTGCTGACGCTGACCTATTACGGCTCCGAAAAGGTCGTGCCGCATTACAATGTGATGGGCGTGGCGAAATCGGCGCTCGACACTTCGGTCCAGTATCTCGCCGTCGACCTGGGGCGCGACGATATCCGGGTGAACGCGATTTCGGCAGGCCCCATCCGCACGCTGGCGGCAAGCGGCATCGGCGATTTCCGCTATATCCTGAAGTGGAACGAGCTGAACAGCCCGCTGAAGCGCAACATCACCATCGACGAGGTGGGCGGCGCCGGACTCTACCTGCTCAGCGACCTGTCCTCCGGCGTCACTGGCGAGATCCACCATGTCGACGCCGGCTACAACGTCATCGGCATGAAGGCCGAGGACGCGCCCGACATCGCGCTGGGCTGA
- a CDS encoding GNAT family N-acetyltransferase yields the protein MTIAIRPAAPADAADIDAVLTGCFPRPDEAMLVKQLAIDGELVLVLVAHDEERREVAGLVALSRMQAEIGGDAVPAVAMAPVAVLPEFRRAGVAEALIAGAIEQMRKAGALLLFVLGEPGFYERFGFSAETAQGFDSPYAGPFFMALELQGGLPCGPKGAARHADAFAALAGDA from the coding sequence ATGACCATCGCCATCCGGCCCGCCGCGCCCGCCGACGCCGCCGATATCGACGCGGTGCTGACGGGCTGTTTCCCGCGGCCGGACGAGGCGATGCTGGTCAAGCAGCTCGCCATCGACGGCGAACTGGTGCTGGTGCTCGTCGCGCATGACGAGGAACGGCGCGAGGTGGCGGGGCTGGTCGCGCTCAGCCGGATGCAGGCGGAAATCGGCGGCGACGCCGTGCCGGCCGTGGCGATGGCGCCGGTGGCGGTGCTGCCCGAATTCCGCCGCGCCGGCGTCGCCGAGGCGCTGATCGCCGGCGCGATCGAGCAGATGCGCAAGGCCGGCGCGCTGCTCCTGTTCGTGCTGGGCGAACCGGGCTTTTACGAGCGCTTCGGCTTTTCGGCGGAAACGGCGCAGGGATTCGATTCGCCTTATGCCGGCCCGTTCTTCATGGCGCTGGAGCTGCAGGGTGGCCTGCCCTGCGGCCCGAAGGGTGCGGCGCGCCACGCCGACGCCTTCGCCGCGCTGGCGGGGGACGCGTAG
- a CDS encoding DUF559 domain-containing protein: MNADAQEYDDARTAFLEREGYRVARFTNSEVLRNREGILIEILLQLRRSPSPSRSPAASGPLPLPHGEREL, from the coding sequence ATGAACGCGGATGCGCAGGAATATGACGATGCCCGAACCGCATTTCTTGAACGCGAGGGCTATCGCGTCGCGCGCTTCACGAATAGCGAGGTACTGCGGAACCGGGAGGGAATCTTGATCGAGATATTGTTGCAGCTTCGCCGATCGCCCTCACCCTCCCGCTCGCCTGCGGCGAGCGGGCCCCTCCCTCTCCCCCACGGGGAGAGGGAACTATGA
- the aroC gene encoding chorismate synthase — protein MSFNTFGRVFRFTTWGESHGPALGAVVDGCPPGLALSEDAIQPFLDRRRPGTSRFTTQRREPDAVRILSGVFDGRTTGTPISLMIENIDQRSKDYSDVARAYRPGHADYAYDAKYGFRDYRGGGRSSARETAARVAAGAVARAVIAEVSIRAWVEEIGGDAIDPANFDAEQIDANPFFCPDARAAQRWEVLVDQARKAGSSLGAIVACEATGVPAGWGAPLYAKLDSELAAACMSINAVKGVEIGDGFAAARLTGEDNADAMRPGSDGPQFLANHAGGIAGGISTGQPVRVRVAFKPTSSILTPVPTVTPGGAATEIATKGRHDPCVGIRGAPVVEAMMALVLADQKLLHRAQCG, from the coding sequence ATGAGCTTCAACACCTTCGGACGCGTCTTTCGGTTCACGACCTGGGGCGAAAGTCACGGGCCGGCACTGGGCGCGGTCGTCGACGGGTGTCCGCCGGGGCTGGCGCTGAGCGAGGACGCCATCCAGCCTTTCCTCGACCGGCGGCGTCCGGGCACGTCGCGCTTCACCACGCAGCGGCGCGAACCCGATGCCGTGCGCATCCTGTCGGGCGTGTTCGACGGGCGCACCACGGGCACGCCGATTTCGCTGATGATCGAGAATATCGACCAGCGGTCGAAGGATTATTCGGACGTCGCCAGGGCCTATCGCCCCGGCCACGCCGATTATGCCTATGACGCCAAATACGGCTTTCGCGATTATCGCGGCGGCGGGCGGTCATCGGCGCGCGAGACGGCGGCGCGGGTGGCGGCGGGCGCGGTGGCGCGGGCGGTGATCGCGGAGGTTTCCATCCGCGCCTGGGTCGAGGAGATCGGCGGCGACGCCATCGATCCGGCCAATTTCGACGCGGAGCAGATCGACGCCAATCCGTTCTTCTGCCCCGATGCCCGGGCGGCGCAACGCTGGGAAGTGCTGGTCGATCAGGCGCGCAAGGCCGGATCGTCGCTGGGCGCGATCGTCGCGTGCGAGGCGACGGGCGTACCCGCCGGCTGGGGCGCGCCGCTTTATGCCAAGCTCGACAGCGAACTGGCGGCGGCGTGCATGTCGATCAATGCGGTCAAGGGCGTGGAGATCGGCGACGGCTTCGCCGCGGCACGCCTGACGGGCGAGGACAATGCCGACGCCATGCGCCCCGGCAGCGACGGCCCGCAATTCCTCGCCAACCACGCAGGCGGCATTGCCGGCGGCATCTCCACCGGACAGCCGGTGCGGGTGCGGGTCGCGTTCAAGCCGACCAGTTCGATCCTGACGCCCGTCCCTACCGTGACGCCCGGCGGCGCGGCGACCGAGATCGCCACGAAAGGTCGCCACGATCCCTGTGTCGGCATCCGCGGCGCGCCGGTGGTGGAGGCGATGATGGCGCTGGTTCTCGCCGATCAGAAGCTGCTGCACCGCGCCCAGTGCGGCTGA